A single window of Chryseobacterium shigense DNA harbors:
- a CDS encoding Fur family transcriptional regulator, translating into MDTVQKEKNIALIKDVLRNYLLEKGFRNTPERYTILEEIYSMDHHFNVDDLYLLMMQKKYHVSKATIYNTIEIFLDAGLIRKHQFGEKTLTSSSYEKSYFDKQHDHLVIYKKGSDKEIEEIIEFCDPRIQGIKEAIEEAFGVNIDSHSLYFYGTKND; encoded by the coding sequence ATGGATACAGTACAAAAAGAAAAAAATATTGCTTTGATCAAGGATGTTTTAAGAAATTACCTTTTGGAAAAGGGATTCAGAAACACGCCTGAAAGATATACGATATTAGAAGAGATTTACAGTATGGATCATCACTTCAATGTGGATGATCTGTACCTCCTTATGATGCAGAAGAAATATCATGTTTCAAAAGCAACCATTTATAACACTATTGAAATTTTCCTTGATGCAGGCCTGATCCGTAAGCATCAGTTTGGAGAAAAAACATTGACTTCTTCATCTTACGAAAAGTCTTATTTTGACAAACAGCATGACCACCTGGTAATCTACAAAAAAGGCTCAGACAAAGAAATTGAGGAAATTATAGAATTCTGCGACCCGAGAATTCAGGGAATTAAAGAAGCAATTGAAGAAGCATTTGGCGTAAATATTGATTCGCATTCACTGTATTTCTATGGTACTAAGAATGATTAA
- a CDS encoding KUP/HAK/KT family potassium transporter — protein MADVTEDGYHFDIKKLSFIGVLVSLGIVFGDIGTSPLYVMKAIVNAKGEGSTMPFNEYIEGALSCIIWTLTLQTTIKYVIIALRADNKGEGGILALFSLVKNLKKGWLYLIAIIGAAALIADGVITPSLTVMSAIEGLEIYNPHTPVVPITIGILIVIFVVQQFGTSFIGKFFGPVMVVWFLVLGGLGVMHLTENFEILRSFNPYYAYKLIVNSPSAIVILGAVFLCTTGAEALYSDLGHCGAKNIRVSWGFVKIMLILNYLGQGAWLLTNHGKPGFSVVNPFFGIMEEWMIVPGVILATAAAIIASQALITGSFTIFSEAMSLNLWPNQKIDYPSGVKGQMYIPRINWGLLILCIIVVLHFRESGKMEAAYGLSITVTMLMTTVLLVFWLLKHRVSKVLIVLFALVYMAIELGFFSANIIKFMEGGWITVVLAGSIGISMYAWYNGRLIKTRFIQFVKIEKYVSILKDMKLDESIPKYATNLAYLSRAKRNDEVESKIIYSIIKKQPKRADHYFILSIVNQEDPYTFRYTVDEILPGTVYKINFLLGFKVDRRINDYFNMVLKDLMADGTIPSRSSHPSLRAHNIPPDLKYVIIDNTYINDILLTVKQKIILNIYNFVKYIGSDDFKAWGVSSHNVEVESAPITELTVYDSKIEQSGYFRHNS, from the coding sequence ATGGCAGACGTTACAGAAGATGGTTATCATTTTGATATAAAAAAACTTTCTTTTATTGGAGTTTTAGTTTCTCTAGGAATTGTGTTCGGGGACATCGGAACATCACCGCTTTACGTAATGAAAGCGATTGTAAATGCAAAAGGCGAGGGCAGTACTATGCCTTTCAACGAATACATTGAAGGAGCCCTTTCATGTATTATCTGGACACTTACCCTGCAGACCACAATAAAATATGTGATCATTGCCTTAAGGGCAGATAACAAAGGAGAAGGAGGTATTCTCGCCCTATTCTCGCTGGTTAAGAACCTAAAAAAAGGATGGCTGTACCTTATTGCTATTATAGGGGCCGCAGCATTGATTGCAGATGGGGTAATTACACCATCGCTTACAGTAATGTCAGCTATCGAAGGTCTTGAGATATATAATCCCCATACCCCTGTTGTTCCCATTACCATCGGTATTCTGATTGTAATTTTTGTGGTACAGCAATTTGGGACCAGCTTCATCGGGAAGTTTTTCGGCCCTGTGATGGTAGTCTGGTTTTTAGTTTTAGGGGGACTCGGAGTAATGCATTTAACTGAAAACTTTGAAATTCTGAGATCTTTCAACCCTTATTATGCCTACAAGCTTATTGTGAATTCTCCTAGCGCAATTGTTATCCTTGGTGCAGTTTTCCTTTGTACAACAGGAGCAGAAGCTCTTTACTCAGACTTAGGACACTGTGGTGCCAAAAACATAAGAGTAAGCTGGGGATTCGTTAAAATCATGCTTATTCTGAACTATCTCGGACAAGGAGCTTGGCTTTTAACCAATCACGGAAAACCTGGTTTTTCCGTAGTTAACCCATTCTTTGGAATTATGGAGGAATGGATGATTGTACCGGGAGTAATTCTGGCCACTGCAGCAGCAATTATTGCAAGCCAGGCATTGATTACAGGTTCATTTACCATTTTCTCAGAAGCAATGTCCCTTAATTTATGGCCTAATCAGAAAATTGATTATCCTTCCGGGGTTAAAGGGCAGATGTATATCCCGAGAATTAACTGGGGACTTCTTATTCTTTGTATCATTGTTGTCCTTCACTTCAGAGAATCAGGAAAAATGGAAGCCGCTTACGGACTTTCCATTACAGTAACCATGCTCATGACAACGGTTCTTCTGGTTTTCTGGTTATTAAAACACAGAGTAAGCAAAGTATTAATTGTACTTTTTGCCTTAGTATATATGGCTATTGAACTGGGATTCTTCAGTGCGAATATCATCAAGTTCATGGAAGGAGGCTGGATCACGGTAGTGTTGGCCGGCTCCATCGGAATCTCTATGTATGCATGGTATAATGGAAGATTAATAAAAACAAGATTTATCCAGTTCGTTAAAATTGAAAAATACGTATCCATTCTTAAAGATATGAAGCTGGATGAAAGCATCCCTAAATATGCTACCAACCTTGCTTACCTGAGTCGTGCCAAAAGAAATGATGAGGTGGAATCAAAAATCATTTATTCCATCATCAAAAAGCAGCCGAAAAGAGCAGATCATTACTTTATATTAAGTATTGTCAATCAGGAAGATCCATATACTTTCAGGTATACCGTAGATGAAATTCTGCCGGGAACAGTATATAAAATCAATTTCCTTTTAGGATTTAAGGTAGACCGTAGGATCAACGACTATTTCAACATGGTACTCAAAGACCTTATGGCAGACGGAACCATTCCTTCAAGAAGCAGCCATCCGTCTCTTAGAGCCCACAACATTCCGCCGGACCTGAAATATGTAATTATAGATAATACGTATATTAATGATATACTTTTAACTGTTAAACAGAAGATTATACTCAATATCTACAACTTTGTGAAGTATATCGGAAGTGATGATTTCAAAGCCTGGGGAGTATCTTCGCACAACGTAGAAGTAGAATCTGCGCCTATTACCGAACTTACGGTTTATGACAGCAAGATTGAGCAGTCCGGCTACTTCCGTCATAATTCCTAA
- a CDS encoding OstA-like protein: MRIILFLLIFISALSSAQDNKTTQMDPYIQNKGKPIPAVRPEDKVKIIHSDEFRKDTKYEGNQYMVGHVQIEHQGSVLYADEVILYNDQSLVKAIGNAKLQNADGSVITANEMEYNGVTQKGVARKNVVLTDPKQTIKTDILYYDRLANQAYFDTGGTISDGQNVMYTKSATYFLNTKMIDFVGNVKIDNPDYIIEGPNIKQNQNTKVAEFFGPTTITNRANPKNRIYTERGTYRMDTKEAFLTKNSKIFYNDKILTGDDMYFNNITGFGKATGNVTLDDPLEKRYIKGGYGEVFQKKDSAMMTKGPYAVKIMEKDSIYFAAEKILSYQKPDAADITLKKSFLRAYKKARIFKSNAQGRADSIAFNETDGIMHMYTNPILWSGEKQVTGDKVEAYFNTKTENIDSLKVIGNALAISKVDSLSLKDEFNQVKGKFMTVYYENNDIKEARVVGNAQSIVYVDDVDQETKQPQRIGITLSTCGIIGALFEEKGLQIVSCSIGANSDTYPMSKIEPEKRKFSDFNWNTKDRIRKWQDILVDSPNYEEIKYTSDNELFNQAQETIDKERAKEEAKKPKRVRK; encoded by the coding sequence ATGAGAATAATCCTTTTTCTGTTAATTTTTATTTCTGCGTTAAGCTCTGCACAGGACAATAAAACCACGCAGATGGATCCTTATATCCAAAATAAAGGAAAACCCATACCCGCAGTAAGACCTGAAGATAAAGTAAAGATCATTCACTCCGATGAATTCAGGAAAGATACCAAGTACGAGGGAAACCAGTACATGGTAGGCCATGTTCAGATAGAACATCAGGGATCTGTTCTCTATGCTGATGAGGTTATTCTTTATAACGACCAGAGTCTTGTAAAAGCCATTGGTAATGCTAAACTTCAGAATGCAGACGGTTCCGTAATTACGGCCAATGAAATGGAGTATAATGGAGTAACCCAGAAAGGAGTTGCCAGGAAAAATGTAGTTCTTACCGACCCGAAACAGACAATTAAAACCGATATTCTTTACTATGACAGGCTTGCCAATCAGGCATATTTTGATACCGGAGGAACAATTTCCGATGGGCAGAATGTAATGTATACAAAGTCGGCAACCTATTTCCTGAACACAAAAATGATAGATTTTGTAGGAAATGTAAAGATCGATAATCCGGATTATATTATTGAAGGCCCCAACATAAAACAGAACCAGAATACCAAGGTAGCTGAATTTTTTGGGCCTACAACCATTACCAACCGGGCTAATCCTAAAAACCGTATTTATACAGAGAGAGGAACCTACAGGATGGACACCAAGGAAGCTTTCCTTACTAAAAATTCCAAGATCTTTTATAATGACAAAATCCTTACCGGGGACGATATGTATTTTAATAACATAACTGGATTTGGTAAAGCAACCGGGAATGTAACGCTTGATGACCCTTTGGAAAAAAGATATATCAAAGGAGGGTACGGAGAAGTATTCCAGAAAAAAGATTCTGCGATGATGACCAAAGGCCCGTATGCCGTAAAGATCATGGAAAAAGATTCTATCTATTTTGCCGCAGAAAAAATTCTTTCCTATCAGAAACCCGATGCAGCAGATATAACCCTAAAGAAAAGCTTTTTAAGAGCTTATAAAAAAGCCCGTATTTTTAAATCAAATGCACAGGGGAGAGCAGATTCCATTGCCTTCAATGAAACAGACGGAATCATGCACATGTATACCAATCCTATTCTTTGGAGCGGTGAAAAACAGGTGACCGGAGATAAAGTTGAAGCATATTTTAATACCAAGACCGAAAATATAGATTCACTCAAAGTGATTGGCAATGCTTTGGCAATCAGTAAAGTAGATTCATTAAGCCTCAAAGATGAATTCAACCAGGTAAAAGGTAAATTCATGACTGTCTACTATGAGAATAATGATATCAAAGAAGCCAGAGTAGTGGGAAATGCCCAGTCAATTGTTTATGTGGACGATGTGGACCAGGAGACCAAGCAACCGCAGAGAATAGGAATTACACTTTCTACATGCGGAATCATAGGAGCCTTATTTGAAGAAAAAGGGTTACAGATTGTTTCATGCAGTATAGGAGCAAATTCTGATACCTATCCTATGAGTAAAATAGAACCTGAAAAAAGAAAATTTTCTGATTTCAACTGGAATACCAAAGACAGGATCAGAAAATGGCAGGATATCCTTGTAGACAGCCCTAATTATGAAGAAATAAAATATACTTCTGATAATGAGCTGTTTAATCAGGCGCAGGAAACCATAGATAAAGAAAGAGCTAAAGAAGAAGCAAAAAAACCTAAAAGGGTTAGAAAATAA